The sequence GACTTTGACAATGATGTTCAACATCACTTGCTGATCCAGTGTTCAATCCACTACAGGATCTTTCGTCATGAATGTCCTTTTCTTTAGACCTTTCTTCCACACAACAGTTTCTAGGATCACCATGTGAGGATTGACCACATGAATCTAGGAATGAAAACGGCAGATCTTGGAAGACAGCCCATGGCAAAGGAGGGCTGCTTTGTAAACAATTGACATTGTCTCCCTGTTGTTCCAACACCTGGTGCACTGGAGTAGTACTAAATGGCAATGAGTTACAATTAGCAGCAGTACCTATTCCAAGGGATAACTGGGTGTCCAATTGTTTCCTCGTCAATGTCTGAACACCCTTATCATTACCAATATCAGGATCATCTTCACTGATCTTATATGTCACTGACAAGAGATTTTCTGAATCCTCAAGACACTGTTTGGGGGAATGTGTCACAGAAACAGTTCTTCCAAAAAGCTTTATGCTTGTGAAAGGAACTATTGTGGCTGCATCTCCTTCTGTACAAACAACATCCATTGGGTCCAGCTCTAGTTTCTGGATCAAGGgcagaaaattaaaacaattagtACCAATGATACCAATGTTGTATATCTGCAATCAGTTGAAGAAAAAACTTTGGCAGGATAATTCATCTTACCACAGACAAACAATTATCCTCAAACGGAGCAGAAGAAAATTGTAGAAGTGGTGAAGATCCATTATGATGTTCAGTAGATGAGCTGTGCTCTTGTTTTTGTATTGGCAATAAAGTAGCAGAATACATATCAGTGGCACATGAAGATCCATTATGCTGCTCTGAAATGGAAGAAGATCCCAGTGAATCTGAAAAACCAAGTGGAGATAAGACTGAATTGGGAGATTGGTTTTCCTCCTCTGAAACTGATAAATTAGGGGATGGAGATCTTTCCAATTGATTGGAAACTAACATTCCTTCAACTGATTTACGAGGATAAGGATGCATAGGTTTCCTCTTTGGACGGGGAGGTGGTATCTCAATTGTCTTAACTGAGCTCTCAGCCCCACCACCATTTGACTCTCTAACAACCTAATCATCAACATCAAAACTAACCCAATTAAGGAAATGCACCCAATTATCATTTGCATTTAACAGAATCcccccaaaaaagaaaagaaatatcaaaaaaaggaaaatcaatGAAACCTTGGAGAAAAATTTCTGAGCATGGCTTCGAATTTGAACAGCAGATTTGGTGCCTATAAACCCTGCATCAAAAGTAAcacaaaaaattaatctaGTAAAATACAGCACCACACTCAGATAGCTTAGCTGCTTATTAGTAAgccaaacaaaacaaaacctTGTATTTTACGCCAGCCACGGCCATAGAGCTTCAAGGCTTCAAGGAACTTGTAGTGTTCTTCTTCTGTCCATTTCTCCCTTTGCTTTGTAATAGTATAAGGCTTTCTCACCTGTTAAAATATGCAAACTGAAACAACATTAACATCCAGCGCTTCTCACATACTTTTGTTCAAGAGAAAAccataaaacaaaagaaaacaaaattgcCATTGTTTGAACCTTTGGTACATGTAAGGACAATTCCTTTAACTTGAAAGAAGCTTCCTGAGAAAGAGCTGAAATCAATCACTAATATGTAGTGGAATATGCATGCTGCAAGCTGATGAATTACAACCCATTCCAAAAAAACAAGAATTAGAACAGTACCTGATGAGCAGCCATTGAAGTTTAAAATCCAAAATGAGGAATTAGAGTAAATGCAAAATATCTGTCTGtgaaagaatgaaagaaagaaagaaaaatgaatggGAAACAGGAAAGTGTTTGATGAGTTTTTGGTTGTTAAAAAGGTAGAGTGTGACACGTCagattcatatttttttttaatataagctGTATGCACGGGGCATGTAAGATAATTGATTCACCCGAACCGAACCAGTTAgacaattgaaaataaaattttaaattagacCGACCggtttaattataaatctcTTTTTTGAGTTAAACGTGTGGTATTTATacttttcttaagaaaattgACGGTTAATTAtcgatttttatttttttataattaatatattttatatagatattattaaaattacttttacataattatttatatattctaaatatatattcttacacaaatcttaaaattaattctaaaatttatactaattgaaaaaattaattacttaaatcCTTCTAAATTATATTACATTTGGATAGACATCTGTCAATATTTTACTTAACatgatatattatattagcaGATATTACTAGATTCTTAAGCACCAAACAcgttttgaaaataaaataaaattctatttataaattaatttttgatttaaatcaaaatttatggaatgtgatattaaatataaatataaataaatctcattttttttattcttatagttaataagaaatcaataattaaatttattaattttttattaatttaaattaataaatctgatttagattaagaattaaaaagatattaaatattttaatttattttatcaatttttatacatatgtaaaaatattatatatcaatgttagataaataaatattaaaataaaaataaataggttgtaataatgtataaaaaaattaaattaggttatttagggttttattttattttataagggGCACGGTTCAGTTAACCGGTTTGAGTTTGTGCTAGGATAACTGGATGATTTGTAAATGGAAAATTCCAGAAGGGAAGGGGAGGGTGGAAATTTGTGGCTATAAAACAAAAGGGACCCGAAAACCACGCGGCGTGTTGTTGTGCAGTCAATTGGATTTGGAGGTTGAAAAATCTGCAGctttgattattttgtttcCATGAACATGTGGCTGTGGGAGATCACACGTTGGGAAATGTATCATCTTTGTTAGTTGtttatcttcttctcttcttttcttttcttatcaagatcttcttctcttccttttttctttcttttttaaatttttctaatttacaaaatctaaatttgatattttacaTTCTTTAATTCCCAACACATATTATAAACTTTTACACAAAATCTAAcacttgcttttctttttttcctttttaacaAGAGGGTAATTAGTGCAAATATAAACACTCACTATTTCAGTTGGtgattcaaattattttattagcgttaatatcaattattttagaattttatttcgATTTGTAAATTactctataaataaataaattttttaaataatgtagttaaattttaaaatattataaatttaatatactaataattctttttttgcattattcaattgtttttattataattaattaaaaatatttttaatctgtaaaatttaaattaagtatcttaaaataatttatataagatttaggtactattatatatataattcaataaaatgtATAATTAATAGTGTAGCACACATTAGAAAATAGTTGAATTGATATGTTATTTATGTAGgataaaattcttatttaattagaaaaataacacaTTAGTGAGtagataaaaaatacaatctaaataaataataataattcaaaacacataaaaattaCAGATAGAGTGTAATGTTTATATGCAGATATtcaattaaatgataaaatgtAATGAGCATAATATAGTTTAAAACTtatatagtaaattaatttgttattgtcacaaaaaattaaaatatttatatcataaGATTAAGATACAtatgattatataattattctttcGGCTAAAATGTAAAGTGAATGATAGAAATAGGCCAAACTGAACTGAAACAACTATGGATTGTTGTTTCTTGATCCAGATAAGTCGACATTATGTATTTGAATCTATTAACATGTGCGGTCTtgcattattttaaaattatattttaagttaaaaatataattttttacttcaacaaaatacataattattttttccattatttagaaatcaatgaataaatttttgaaaacacCAAAAgatcaataatttatataaatatgtgactaataaatatattatttgttttattttatattagattaatatgtataatcttttttcaaaatatttattttataagcaTGAAtcaatgatatatatatatatttgatcaACAGTGGTACTTGATGAATctgttaattataatttatgattaatGAATTTGTGTTGTATATTTGATGAACTTTAAGTGATACTTTGATATATCTCTTGCTAGTATATGATGAAccttttgattataaattatgaataagGAATATATAAGCTATGAACTTGtgttatatatttgatgaacatCAAATGATATATTGATGAACCTGTTGATTATAACCTATAAATACTGTTTTGTTTCTATGTATATCTATGGATAGAAAatctatttcttatttttatttcttataattataatcttaTAGGATTTATGGGTACAAAATctattgcaaagaaaaatatttaaaataaaaaatccacAAAGGCGGAGAAAGGGCCTAGAACTAATAAAACCGATAATAATAGCATAGATTAAGATATTCCTTTGAGTAATGcgatgaagaagaaaggaagtaaTAATAAACCTTTagttcatatataatgaaCCTCGTTTAGACTTAATGAATCTCAGTGTTCTATGTAAtgaacttattatttttaacaatgaAATTGTTAtcagaattataaaaataatgacaaTTTTGTAATTCAGACATAATGATATTCAAGTACTAAATAATTTTCAGCATCCATTTTCCGAATCCAAATATCGAtggaattaagaaaaatcctatgatgaaagttactgccttttTCGAGTCTTAGGAGATTGAGGATGGTAAATCCAAGTTAGgattgagaataattgaaccaaaattacttttctagaataaatttggactcaattggccaaaagaaatttaaatgagGGGTAAAACGACAGTTTTTATAAGTTCAAGCActaaattgttaaattttttagaactttCATCTTTGAAGGCAATCGACTCTACATACAGCtgaatcggctctacacagcGCCGATCGGGTTAGCATAGAGTCGAATCAGCTATATGTAGAACCGATCGACTGTACACAGTGCCTATTGGCTATTTTTCGAAATTCGACACCGTTTTACGCATATTTTTGACCTAAAACGtcaaaattagtaaataaagaGGAGTTTCTATAAGAgatttgtgataattattggtattttaaaatttatttagtggtaattatttgaattttaaagatcttattttattttattggatattaatatgataaatgaaaagataatcgattcatttttaatttaaataattaagtatttatctGCTCCTCTAGAGTTTCTTAACCCTAatactataaatagaataatatgaACTAGGTCTAGGGTTGGCTACATACATTAATTGCTAGAGCTAATTAAATAGGGAGTTTTAGGATATAGAGagaagtcactaagaaagagctTTGAATTAGGAAAGTTTTTCTTTAGAACGACAAAAGATTTTTTCAACCCTAGACAACATTGGATTCTCATCCGATCTTCAATTCAACTGCCTCATCATCTCCAGAGACTCGCAAATCAGCAATCTACATGACAACTTGAAGGTTCCTCTAAAtccagcatcatcaacatctctTTCCCCTTTATTagttcttttgtttttataattctataaacATGTTAGGATTgatttcaaattctttatatCCCTTTATGTGATtagatctaaatttttttatagttttatttttttgtgatGTTTATGTAAGctgaattttgaatatgataatatgaatatcttggattttgaatttgataatataaatgtATTGGATTTTCGATATGATAATTGGAATAGTTAGAGTAGCATGTTAgatttatgatttttctttaataattatgtgattgcatcaagtttttagGGCTGCATGGTTAAAATCTAGAATTTTCCATGTATAGTTTTATTTACcttcttttagtttttgctttctagggtttgtattattttatgtcttctggcttaatttaatttatttttatgtccttggccttatttttttttcgagttttagtcatttttttaatctcttGTGCAtgttaaattgatttttgggCAAGGGAGGATTGAGAAAATTGTAAAATCGACCATAATCAAGCCTTAGAGCCGATTCGGCTCTACACTGAGTTGATCGACTACATATATCACCAATAGATTGTTCGTTCCAAATTGTCCTAATTCATGAATTTTTAAGCCTTTTtgctatatttttttctaattttgacttACTTTAGcccttttttaaattttattagttgtaggaagagttgtaatagttagatttactactttctttattttgctttattttgataatggcGAATAACTGTTATATGATTGTTAACTAAAACTGGATTCTAGACTTATGCTCTAAAACTTGGATTTTGGCATGCAAGTTGTAATCCATTAGGTTAACATATTGGTAAGTCTaagcttaaattaaaatctaattagacttagtgggctttgccatatttagttaattaatcaaCTCACTTAGAATAGGTTCACTAAATCAGGTCTTGGCATGTAAAATGTAACCTATTTAGGTTAAAAACTTGGTTATTAAAACATAGTTTGTAATTGGACTAGATTAGATGGGCCTTCATACGCAATTGGATAGataattaggttaattatttgattagaaattgggcttaaaatgggctagacttaaatggacctcacatgttgtagtgctttattagaaatataactattgtatttataggaaatagtctgttaaacaataaaattaaagaccgagatacataaataaggaagttagcTTCCCGATCCATCTTTGGATTTTGTGAAGCTTCTTTATGGAATCTAGTACGCCGTTCATTTAGTAAAAGTGTGCCAGAGAATTATccaggtggcgactcccatcccCGTGCTAGTCTTTGTGATTAGTTAGTGTTCCCAATTAgattgaaaagccttgcatTTCTATAGTCGCTAGAGACACTTGGGCGCCCACTTGAAATTGCCGCCCATAGTGGCGACTCTactagggataagagaagctgattTTAGTCTATCTTTGTctttaatcttattatttaatgagtgaTTCTTGCATCATATGCATGGTTACTTTTTAGTCCCAATAGCCCCGATGGCGTTGGTTAgtggttctttggttccaaTAGAACCTTAGAATTATAATACtggctaaccatcactcacaagtaaAGAGTGAGCTTCTTTCGTCACATGGACCCTTGAGTTAGGAGACGAGCCAAGGAAGGACACTTTTACCtatgggagccttttatcctcACCCAAGACTTAGCTCATGGTAATGACAGAAGCAATCTGTCTTAGGAATCCTATTGCTTACTATTTGAGATGTTTTTCCTTATAAGTATTTAAGCCTATATATTGGAAAGCCTTGGCCAAAAAACATGTGGAATTAGGCCTTAGGCCCAAAAATATGCAAGTTTTATACTTATATAGAAAAACATCGCCTTGTTTGCTTTAATCTACTTTGAGAACTTATGGCATGCATGCGGCCTACTATCCCCTGTTGATAGAAAATCCAGACCCAAAATCCTAAGAGAGAGAGACTCATTTTGAACCATGTGCGGGAGTAATAAGATTGGAAGGATGATTATATAGTACTTGATAAATctctttatgtttttttaaCCTTTGTGCATCTTACATGCATCATGCATACCATGCATCCCACTAACtctttgttttgaaacaattttagattattatcCTTAGTTTGGATAAGACAAGAATGGATATTAAGACGACCCATTTCACCAGCAATCAAGCTAAGAGTAGCTCTTCAGAAGTTGAAATAAAGATAGCCCACGAGCAAGATATTGATGCTATCAAGACTAAAATCATGGCTGACCTAAGGATTATGATCCGAGAGGAGCTCCAACAAGCCTTGGCTGAGATTTTTGGGAAACAAACTATCTGAAAGACTACATACTAGAATAAGCTAAGAAAAAGTCATACTTTTACTGCAAAAGCTATTATAGAATCTAAGATTCCGCATAGTCTGACTAAAAAGCTTAACAAGATGTAAGATATTCTAAACGATTAAGGTTTAGATTCAACCTATGATTTCGATGAGCTAGTCCTGACTAGAGAGGATAAGTTACCTCCCAAATTTTACATATGTGAAATGCAAAAGTTCAATAGAACTGAAGATTCAAAGGTGCGCTTATACTACTATCATGAGTATTACTCATTTGGCTAAGACCTAAGTTATTAAGTTGTTTGTACTTTCATTAGAAGGGCAAGCTGTGGACTGGTATCATGGGTTGGAAAGGCCCATCAAGTTTGATTAGAAAAAGCTTTGTGATGCTTTTGTGCAATAATATGACTACAATACACATTTAGAAGTGTCTATAAGGGATTTAGAATCGACAAAGCAAAAGCCCAATAAGTCTTTTTCTAACTTCTTGACTAGATGGAGAAACAAAGCGAGgttaatgaagaacaagccttctGAAAAGGATAAAGTTTGAATGGTAATTTGAAATGTTCTCCCATCTTGGGTGGAAAAGCTACAAATAATGAATCCTAAGACCTTTGCAAGTTTGTATAATGACGGCTTACAATTAAAGGAGATTGGAAATGCTAGAGCTAAAGGGTACGTGGAAAAATATCAAGCTAAAGAAATCGAAGACCTACCATTTGAAGATAATGAAGCTTCGCAAGATTCAgctatcaatttattttaaaatagtgacatgattttaattttaaaatcaatgatataaactttatttttgcttgtTTTATAATGTTTATCATAATGGAATTGTGCATTATGATAATTACTACATGAGCATGTTTAacattaattctatttgaattggtttatttaatcTGGGCACATATGATAATTCTAGGTACGTTTCTATCATACATAGTATAACtcttgaagagagaaaaaaatttagagaatggaaaaaggaataatatttgataCAACATGACTGAACTCAAGGTAGTAGAATTATTCACCAAACTGGGGGTAAGGCAAGAAGGTCGAGTTCATCCCTCATCAGTTTACAACCTTGAGAATAACAAGGACCCCCGGAGATTAGAAGTGATTACAGATTTAAAACATATAAGGCTGATTATATCTAACTCCAAAAGGAATTTTAGATTGAGTTGGAAACTTCcatatcaaagaaagaaaagactaAGCTTAAGACGCTGAAAGGAGTTTAAATTTCGGggttgatgtgcatagttttacacatgtttgcttgcatattatcgtatattttcttagtaattattgtgcttttattttaagatcacccgtgttttgtgttcttttacatttcaggagaatttataagaccatcatcagtgtttgagcaattatagatcaatacatgctAAAACGGATGggaatttatcaaaattggacaagggctcgcatttcaaacattgagcacggcctaggttAAGGGCGTGCTAATCCGCACGGCCTgaactctggccgtgctcaacccattagcctttgatcctcaaatgTGGTGTTTTGGCACGATTTCTAAGGCTATCATGGCCTCCAGCATGGCCCGTGGTAGCTCAGCACTGGCGAGGGCACGACCAGGAAGAAAACCTAATTTGCAAGATCCGAAGGttcagcatggcctggactccggccatgcTGATGACCACAGCCGTGCTGGGACaattatataaggaaaacgATTTCTTGAGCTAGGGTTGGGAAAGAAAGAGCAGGAGAGTTTTAGCAGTTGGTTCGGTTTTTACAGAGTATTGAGTtcgggagagagttgcagagaggGAGAATCCTAGAATCGCAAGGTttcgagtgcaaaacagtagtggagcaaatcGAGAGGCAATTGGGGAGATAAATTGTAGTGCAGATTCAGAATTgaagctgttcatccaattcgagagaaaatggtgtatatgtttcatttttgttattctttcattatagttgatttcctagttgttttaaaaatgaatgagtagctagatcgattaaatccattgggatttctttactatgttggcttagtattaaattgttggattgtttgagtttagttttgtatcctcattgctttcagtattaatacgacaatgcattattcatgagacattatgaattgtggtgtttagattgcatTATAcgattgagaagttcatttggcagctgtaaatttgaatagcaagaactggttaataatcacttagagataaggataattaactagccggattaagaattaacaaagcttaatagaggcggactgaagcttaatgctaatttaaggaTCAATCATtagaaagagattccaactttaggttcttgagtttaggaatttggttatctcgagagagaaatcgaattcagttaagaattcgtccacgggtagcgtAATTGGACTtatcaatctgttatcttttgtttgattgacaactagtttaggttccctttgggtttgctttcttgtcttggttgttccatttatccattcattcctgcatctcacttagaactcaacttgtagttattattagatttagaaattattcatcattcattttaggctaatataataGTAAACAAACTTTCccgagggatacgaccttgatactcgctattagtgctagactgcatcgataggttcactgccttagattgtagctacataaatagcctatcagGGGGCAATAAGTTCATAAGTCAATTTGGACCATATCAGATACTATCTttgaggaaaaaaagaaaaaaagaaaaataggaaaagtaaaaagacAAATCCTGCTGACTAGAGGACCTGAATAGGCTAGCCAGACAAAAATTAAGGAAATAAaggtaagagaaaaatattctACTAGAAAATCCAAGTGGACTAGTTAATAACAAGAGtagtattatatgaattagAAAATGTACCCGTTTATGCccttattaaatgaataaaatttgattagaatTTTTGTCAAACTTGCATATCAATTTTCATTACTTGCACgctatgagaagaaaaaataaaataaaaagcagaATTTATGAGATCTAAATAAAAGCAAGATTATTTTTCTTCGACTTTTGTTCTTGTGTTTCTTGCGGAAAAACTCCAAAATTTGTAGCACTCAAGTCTTCATCTATTGTGACATCACACTCAATAAATTAGCAAAGCTAGAGTCTTTTAATCTTGTCTAAAAAAAAAGTCCTGAAAATCAATAGAATCATTTGTAAGCTTGACAAAAGGGACTGTAAGTGCTTCAGTTCACACTTCTCAAGTAGTCGattcttgaaaaagaaaaagaaagagaaaagccTGCTAAGTCAAAAACCTGAAAGAGCAACTTAGGCAAAATAAGGcgtaaaagtaagaaaataaaaggctaagttgaaaatccaaaagggtGATGTTGTCCCTTGGAACTAAGAAAAAGGgggggttgaattggtgacctcAAATTGCAAAATGAGTTGAGGTATGAAAATCACAAGAACTTTAAGCAATAGAAAGGAATTTGGTAGAGAGTTAGGGTTAGAGAGATTCACATAAAGGTTTATAATGATTCGGGAACAATCATCCCTATATTCACTCCTCAAatcacacttgagtattcCACAATAATCTTCAATATTACAACCTTTGGGTTTTGCAAGTCACCCAACAACTTGGTATTTTCCAAAGATAACACTAAACctcttcccttagtgaactAATTCATCAGCAAGTCCTATTGATGGTTAGTTAACAACCAattccttatatttttaatgctaGGCTCACATAACAACCCTTGAGAgtttaatagaataaagagattcaacttaatacactttacaaagaagaaaaacaagtgttgaaagttgagaaataaatttgcaagagtttGGGTATATTAAATTTACACTACTTTTTTTCTTGAGTATTTATGAATGGTATTTATACACATACCAACCTCTTAGAGATGTTACAATGCTCCCAAATTGGATGAAATGGTAAGAAGTTGCATATTAACATGAAAAGCACCTTCATGCTTTCTGAAAATAGTCATTAGAGCTCAAACGGCTCCAGACACATAGCTAACGTTGCAACAATCACTGACATTGCATTAAATGCGAAAACCACCCCTACACCAGTATATCACCCTCGCGCCTCTCATCGCGTAATCGCCTGCTACTTAAGTGCTTTTGATCCAAATTAAATTGCCCTCGCTCTTCTATCGGGGTCGACTCATTAACTACCAGGTGTCTCTCCATCCTTGGGGGTTTGCAAGAAGGT is a genomic window of Ricinus communis isolate WT05 ecotype wild-type chromosome 2, ASM1957865v1, whole genome shotgun sequence containing:
- the LOC8275077 gene encoding protein REVEILLE 7 — translated: MAAHQEASFKLKELSLHVPKVRKPYTITKQREKWTEEEHYKFLEALKLYGRGWRKIQGFIGTKSAVQIRSHAQKFFSKVVRESNGGGAESSVKTIEIPPPRPKRKPMHPYPRKSVEGMLVSNQLERSPSPNLSVSEEENQSPNSVLSPLGFSDSLGSSSISEQHNGSSCATDMYSATLLPIQKQEHSSSTEHHNGSSPLLQFSSAPFEDNCLSVKLELDPMDVVCTEGDAATIVPFTSIKLFGRTVSVTHSPKQCLEDSENLLSVTYKISEDDPDIGNDKGVQTLTRKQLDTQLSLGIGTAANCNSLPFSTTPVHQVLEQQGDNVNCLQSSPPLPWAVFQDLPFSFLDSCGQSSHGDPRNCCVEERSKEKDIHDERSCSGLNTGSASDVEHHCQSLSANGRARLHKRTNGFVPYKRCLAERDLSSSSILSEKHEQQRARVCS